In the genome of Candoia aspera isolate rCanAsp1 chromosome 1, rCanAsp1.hap2, whole genome shotgun sequence, one region contains:
- the LOC134487782 gene encoding disintegrin and metalloproteinase domain-containing protein 20-like — translation MPSRRYRKKPFAVQPKGTPWLPSSHYSGGGGVSFLSSTFHLAASTIVTLQREARPPLPWPLKGEMGLGSAKRGFLCLVLASGIFWSQAICQAPPQGFPFISYEVIIPRRMAPRRGREPQDLTYLMEIEGKGHVMHLRQKRDFIPKHFPVFTYNEDGDIEVDYPFIRNDCFYYGFVHDEPSSLVTLSTCSGGLRGFMQMGNKLYEIEPVQASVSFQHVIYRLEEKENEVQMRCGVMEEDKNHQEAMIQNRENIISKSALGGLWQTYPRYMKIAIVVEHERYVQFGKNETFTARQVLDAVHIADSLYKPLGIHLVVVGLEIWSQKNLIVIAKSIDELLDTFNTWRKTILVQHLRHDVGHLFVYKHFGIKFGLSFVGSVCDPNWASAVEAFITSSLFSFTITFAHQLGHNLGMQHDEKSCTCNQHSCIMAALQSNTSKFSNCSYTSYSKLMDNSRKQCLLIPPEHEKLYDLKNCGNNVVDSGEQCDCGSKFHCESDACCQSNCMLRSGATCAFGKCCADCQLLPAGTVCRERTNMCDLPEYCTGISEWCPEDVYVQDGAPCSDGAYCYHGKCSTHNEQCKVIFGKKALVAPLDCFKEINTRGDRFGNCGIIPGNMYKKCENNNVLCGRVQCVNIGEVPNLNEQNTIIQTSLSSHLCWGTDSPSGIGMADIGAVRDGTRCGIGMICISGDCIKVSLLNYDCNQTKCHNRGICNSHKHCHCNSGWAPPYCLKAGSGGSIDSGPPPPNSGSGRRTKGIVIVLSAAALLAGFGIL, via the coding sequence ATGCCCTCCAGAAGATACAGGAAAAAGCCGTTTGCTGTACAGCCAAAGGGAACTCCATGGCTGCCCTCCTCCCACTACAGTGGTGGCGGTGGAGTTTCATTCTTATCCTCTACTTTCCACCTTGCTGCTTCCACCATTGTCACTCTCCAACGTGAGGCAAGGCCTCCCCTCCCTTGGCCACTGAAGGGAGAAATGGGGTTGGGCAGTGCCAAGAGAGGATTTCTTTGTCTTGTTCTTGCCTCTGGGATATTCTGGAGTCAGGCCATTTGTCAGGCACCACCTCAGGGGTTTCCCTTCATCTCTTATGAAGTTATCATCCCAAGAAGGATGGCACCCCGGCGAGGCCGAGAACCCCAAGACCTCACTTATCTAATggagatagaagggaaaggccatgTGATGCATCTCAGGCAGAAGAGGGATTTTATTCCTAAACACTTCCCTGTTTTTACCTACAATGAGGATGGGGACATTGAGGTGGACTACCCTTTCATCAGAAATGACTGCTTTTACTATGGCTTTGTACATGATGAGCCATCCTCCCTAGTCACCCTCAGCACTTGCTCAGGAGGACTCAGAGGCTTTATGCAAATGGGTAATAAGCTCTATGAAATTGAACCTGTGCAGGCATCTGTTAGTTTTCAGCATGTGATCTACAGATTGGAAGAGAAGGAGAATGAAGTCCAGATGAGGTGTGGAGTAATGGAAGAAGACAAAAATCACCAGGAGGCCATGATCCAGAACAGAGAGAATATAATAAGCAAAAGTGCTTTAGGAGGACTATGGCAAACATACCCCAGATACATGAAGATTGCAATTGTAGTAGAACATGAACGATATGTCCAGTTTGGCAAAAATGAAACTTTCACTGCTAGACAAGTCCTGGATGCTGTTCACATTGCAGATTCACTGTATAAACCTCTTGGGATTCATCTGGTGGTGGTTGGATTAGAAATATGGTCACAAAAGAACCTCATTGTGATAGCTAAAAGCATAGATGAATTGCTTGACACTTTCAATACATGGAGGAAAACAATACTTGTCCAGCATTTAAGGCATGATGTTGGCCACTTATTTGTATATAAGCATTTTGGGATTAAGTTTGGATTATCGTTTGTTGGATCTGTGTGTGATCCAAACTGGGCATCTGCTGTTGAGGCATTTATTACTTCTAGTTTATTCTCTTTCACTATAACTTTTGCTCATCAACTGGGCCATAACCTTGGTATGCAGCATGATGAGAAATCCTGCACCTGTAATCAGCATTCTTGTATTATGGCTGCCTTACAAAGCAACACAAGTAAGTTCAGTAACTGCAGTTACACCAGTTATTCTAAGCTAATGGATAATAGTAGAAAGCAATGTTTGTTAATTCCACCGGAACATGAGAAATTGTATGACCTCAAAAACTGTGGCAACAATGTGGTAGATAGTGGAGAACAGTGTGACTGTGGTTCAAAATTCCATTGTGAATCAGATGCGTGTTGCCAATCTAACTGTATGTTGCGTTCAGGAGCCACTTGTGCTTTTGGAAAATGTTGTGCTGATTGTCAGCTTCTTCCAGCTGGAACAGTTTGTAGAGAAAGGACTAACATGTGCGATCTTCCTGAATACTGCACCGGAATTTCAGAGTGGTGTCCTGAAGATGTTTATGTACAGGATGGAGCTCCGTGCTCTGATGGGGCCTATTGCTATCATGGAAAATGCTCTACTCACAATGAGCAATGCAAAGTTATCTTTGGCAAGAAAGCATTGGTTGCACCACTGGACTgcttcaaagaaataaatacccGAGGTGATCGTTTTGGCAATTGTGGCATTATTCCTGGTAATATGTATAAGAAGTGTGAGAACAATAACGTCTTGTGTGGCAGAGTCCAGTGTGTAAACATTGGCGAAGTGCCTAATTTGAATGAGCAGAACACCATAATCCAAACTTCTCTTAGCAGCCATTTGTGCTGGGGTACAGATTCTCCAAGTGGAATTGGTATGGCCGATATTGGAGCAGTGAGAGATGGCACACGGTGCGGCATCGGCATGATATGCATTAGCGGTGATTGTATCAAGGTCTCCCTCCTGAACTATGATTGTAATCAAACCAAGTGCCACAACAGAGGAATATGCAACTCTCATAAACATTGTCACTGTAACTCTGGTTGGGCCCCTCCATATTGCCTAAAGGCAGGCAGCGGTGGCAGCATTGACAGCGGGCCTCCTCCGCCCAACAGTGGCAGTGGAAGAAGGACTAAAGGCATTGTAATAGTTCTTTCTGCTGCTGCTCTTCTGGCTGGGTTTGGCATCTTATAA
- the MED6 gene encoding mediator of RNA polymerase II transcription subunit 6 isoform X1 — protein MAAVDIRDNLLGISWVDSSWIPILNSGSVLDYFSERSNPFYDRTCNNEMVKMQRLTLDHLNQMVGVEYILLHAQEPILFIIRKQQRQNPTQVIPLADYYIIAGVIYQAPDLGSVVNSRVLTAVHGIQSAFEEAMSYCRYHPSKGYWWHFKDQEERDKAQPKAKKKEEPSSIFQRQRVDALLLDLRQKFPPKFVQQKAGEKPVPVDQIKKESEPAPEAIKQEEKEAAKATQQSTATKGPPEKRMRLQ, from the exons ATGGCGGCGGTCGATATACGAG ATAACCTGCTGGGAATTTCCTGGGTTGATAGTTCATGGATTCCAATATTAAACAGTGGGAGTGTGTTGGACTATTTCTCAGAGCGTAGTAATCCGTTTTATGATCGAACGTGCAACAATGAAATGGTCAAAATGCAAAGGCTAACCTTGGACCACTTGAA TCAAATGGTTGGAGTAGAATATATTCTTCTCCATGCACAAGAGCCAATTCTCTTCATTATCCGTAAGCAGCAAAGACAGAATCCAACGCAAG TTATCCCATTGGCTGATTATTATATTATTGCTGGAGTGATTTATCAGGCACCCGACTTGGGGTCAGTTGTAAACTCCAGAGTG CTCACTGCAGTACATGGAATCCAGTCAGCTTTTGAGGAAGCTATGTCTTATTGTCGCTATCACCCTTCCAAAGGTTATTGGTGGCATTTCAAAGATCAAGAGGAACGAG ataaaGCCCAACCAAaagcaaagaagaaggaagaaccaAGTTCTATTTTCCAGAGGCAACGTGTTGATGCATTACTTCTAGATCTGAGACAAAAATTTCCTCCTAAGTTTGTGCAG CAAAAGGCTGGAGAAAAACCAGTCCCAG TGGACCAGATTAAGAAAGAATCAGAACCAGCACCTGAAGCTATAAAACAAGAGGAGAAGGAAGCTGCAAAGGCCACACAACAGAGTACTGCTACTAAAGGACCACCAGAGAAACGAATGAGACTCCAATGA
- the MED6 gene encoding mediator of RNA polymerase II transcription subunit 6 isoform X2 translates to MAAVDIRDNLLGISWVDSSWIPILNSGSVLDYFSERSNPFYDRTCNNEMVKMQRLTLDHLNQMVGVEYILLHAQEPILFIIRKQQRQNPTQVIPLADYYIIAGVIYQAPDLGSVVNSRVLTAVHGIQSAFEEAMSYCRYHPSKGYWWHFKDQEERDKAQPKAKKKEEPSSIFQRQRVDALLLDLRQKFPPKFVQGIFSKRMQLYTYPRTKMCISD, encoded by the exons ATGGCGGCGGTCGATATACGAG ATAACCTGCTGGGAATTTCCTGGGTTGATAGTTCATGGATTCCAATATTAAACAGTGGGAGTGTGTTGGACTATTTCTCAGAGCGTAGTAATCCGTTTTATGATCGAACGTGCAACAATGAAATGGTCAAAATGCAAAGGCTAACCTTGGACCACTTGAA TCAAATGGTTGGAGTAGAATATATTCTTCTCCATGCACAAGAGCCAATTCTCTTCATTATCCGTAAGCAGCAAAGACAGAATCCAACGCAAG TTATCCCATTGGCTGATTATTATATTATTGCTGGAGTGATTTATCAGGCACCCGACTTGGGGTCAGTTGTAAACTCCAGAGTG CTCACTGCAGTACATGGAATCCAGTCAGCTTTTGAGGAAGCTATGTCTTATTGTCGCTATCACCCTTCCAAAGGTTATTGGTGGCATTTCAAAGATCAAGAGGAACGAG ataaaGCCCAACCAAaagcaaagaagaaggaagaaccaAGTTCTATTTTCCAGAGGCAACGTGTTGATGCATTACTTCTAGATCTGAGACAAAAATTTCCTCCTAAGTTTGTGCAG GGAATTTTCAGTAAGAGAATGCAACTTTATACCTACCCCAGAACCAAGATGTGCATTTCTGATTAA